The proteins below come from a single Alphaproteobacteria bacterium genomic window:
- a CDS encoding SCO family protein, with the protein MNNKLLILLAAVIAFGAYFAQKASHSLSPAPSATAEGEVSTTGNADIGGEFALINQLGEPFTQAHLQNRWSLVFFGFSNCPDMCPTALSTISGAMDIMPEQIAEQITPVFITVDPERDTPEALKDYVTNFHSRMVGLTGSKEATDQAASAFKVYHQVADPAVKDYMVNHSGFIYVMNKNGKYAKHFSHTASPETIATEMQELVK; encoded by the coding sequence ATGAACAATAAACTATTAATCCTTCTTGCTGCTGTCATTGCGTTTGGTGCGTATTTTGCGCAAAAGGCCAGTCACAGTTTATCCCCTGCCCCTTCCGCCACAGCAGAAGGAGAAGTCAGCACCACCGGAAACGCTGATATTGGCGGCGAATTTGCATTGATTAATCAACTTGGTGAGCCCTTTACCCAAGCGCATTTACAAAACCGTTGGTCGCTGGTGTTTTTTGGTTTTTCCAATTGTCCCGATATGTGTCCAACAGCACTTTCTACCATAAGTGGCGCTATGGATATTATGCCCGAGCAAATTGCTGAACAAATTACTCCGGTATTTATTACTGTAGACCCCGAGCGCGATACCCCTGAAGCATTGAAAGACTACGTGACAAATTTTCATAGTCGCATGGTGGGGTTGACTGGCAGCAAAGAAGCAACCGACCAAGCGGCAAGCGCATTCAAGGTATATCACCAAGTGGCCGATCCTGCGGTAAAAGACTATATGGTCAATCATTCAGGCTTTATTTACGTAATGAATAAAAATGGCAAATATGCAAAGCATTTTTCTCATACAGCCAGTCCCGAGACCATTGCCACAGAAATGCAAGAACTTGTGAAGTAG
- a CDS encoding O-antigen ligase family protein: MKTTSLSTDTLFFGAFTLFFCMHYAITVPAPHSIIFYGLVVPLALAYLWQHKSAGRMLISHPSWRWVMVFFIYIIVHALVLAGEHEGASKVIRNTIVTAIFFSVVALQFSVISTQNYQRLMVAVALSAGICGTISIALYFTDPNAEIRMRPIGRADAQLLAAFVYIIAAICAMAALDGMRKKWLSALLIFSLCICVAVVSLTQSRLALAILLLCLVIGGGFICRNHRIWLATFVIGLIVIIAGALSNDILMQHVHTMLDRGDSYRLELWGVTIQKIMQSPWQGYGMLAGIDYHMTETYHTNSPHNIYLTTALTLGVPGLVILLMAIGNILWEMLRQLPWFSHAMIFSGLLLLDALASGMVDHSRIVKGPSPLWIIFWLPLAVGVGTLIRSHRLHNSEPDADEISPAKAEL, translated from the coding sequence ATGAAAACCACCTCTTTATCCACTGATACGTTGTTTTTTGGCGCATTCACGCTGTTTTTTTGCATGCATTACGCCATCACGGTACCAGCACCACATAGCATTATATTTTATGGTTTAGTGGTGCCGCTGGCGCTGGCTTATCTGTGGCAGCATAAATCCGCAGGGCGCATGCTTATCAGCCACCCATCGTGGCGGTGGGTAATGGTGTTTTTTATTTATATCATTGTGCATGCTCTGGTACTGGCGGGCGAACATGAAGGCGCAAGTAAAGTGATTCGCAATACCATTGTAACGGCAATATTCTTTAGCGTTGTCGCCCTGCAATTCAGCGTGATATCAACACAAAACTATCAGCGGCTTATGGTGGCAGTGGCGCTGAGTGCTGGCATATGTGGAACAATATCCATTGCCCTATATTTTACCGATCCTAATGCAGAAATCCGTATGCGACCCATTGGCCGCGCCGATGCGCAATTACTGGCGGCATTTGTTTATATTATTGCTGCTATTTGCGCTATGGCTGCACTGGATGGTATGCGCAAAAAATGGCTGAGCGCATTGCTGATATTTTCTTTATGCATATGTGTTGCTGTAGTTAGCCTGACACAAAGCCGTTTAGCACTTGCGATTTTATTGCTGTGCTTAGTGATTGGTGGTGGCTTTATATGCCGTAATCACCGCATATGGCTCGCAACTTTTGTTATTGGGTTGATAGTAATCATAGCTGGCGCCCTCAGTAATGACATATTGATGCAACACGTGCACACCATGCTGGATCGTGGCGATTCTTACCGTTTGGAACTATGGGGTGTGACCATACAAAAGATTATGCAATCCCCGTGGCAGGGCTATGGAATGCTCGCAGGCATCGACTATCACATGACCGAAACCTACCACACCAACAGCCCACATAACATTTACCTCACCACCGCACTGACGCTTGGAGTCCCGGGATTAGTAATCCTGCTTATGGCCATTGGTAATATATTATGGGAGATGCTACGGCAATTGCCATGGTTTTCTCACGCCATGATTTTTAGTGGCTTGCTGCTGTTGGATGCACTCGCCTCGGGCATGGTTGACCATAGCCGCATTGTCAAAGGCCCCAGCCCATTATGGATTATTTTTTGGCTGCCATTGGCAGTGGGCGTGGGCACCTTAATTCGCAGCCATCGCTTGCACAATAGCGAACCGGATGCGGATGAAATTTCACCTGCAAAGGCAGAATTATAA
- the rsmA gene encoding 16S rRNA (adenine(1518)-N(6)/adenine(1519)-N(6))-dimethyltransferase RsmA gives MHSLPSLRDTMQRHDLLPKKALGQNFILDSNITDKIARAAGALESLHVIEVGPGPGGLTRAALNAGAMQVVAIEKDRRCMAALAELADAAQGRLRVVEADALTVDITTLAPEPRIILANLPYNVATPLLISWLEQISRNRNAVQGMTLMFQKEVAERIFASPGCKAYGRLSVMTQWLCTVQHRFDLPPHVFTPPPKVTSTVLHFTPITPVVDVPWRQMEKVVAKAFGQRRKMLRSALKGMSDDVEAWLERAGIDPTERAEQLSIKQFGALAAAL, from the coding sequence ATGCATAGCTTGCCGTCATTGCGCGATACAATGCAGCGCCACGACCTTTTGCCCAAAAAAGCACTGGGCCAAAATTTTATACTCGATAGCAACATCACCGATAAAATTGCCCGCGCCGCCGGAGCTTTGGAAAGTCTGCATGTAATAGAAGTTGGGCCGGGACCGGGAGGACTTACCCGCGCCGCATTGAATGCCGGTGCGATGCAAGTGGTTGCCATAGAAAAAGACAGGCGCTGCATGGCTGCGCTGGCCGAGCTTGCAGATGCAGCGCAAGGCAGGCTAAGGGTAGTGGAAGCAGATGCATTAACGGTGGATATTACCACGCTTGCCCCCGAGCCGCGAATTATACTTGCCAATTTACCTTATAACGTCGCCACCCCGCTATTGATAAGCTGGCTAGAGCAAATATCACGTAACCGTAATGCGGTGCAAGGCATGACGCTGATGTTCCAAAAAGAGGTGGCAGAGCGTATTTTTGCCTCTCCCGGCTGCAAGGCTTATGGTCGTTTGAGTGTGATGACGCAATGGCTATGTACTGTTCAGCATCGGTTTGATTTGCCGCCGCATGTGTTTACTCCCCCGCCAAAAGTCACCTCTACGGTATTGCACTTCACCCCCATTACTCCTGTGGTGGATGTGCCTTGGCGGCAAATGGAAAAAGTGGTGGCAAAGGCGTTTGGCCAACGCCGTAAAATGCTGCGCTCCGCTCTTAAAGGCATGAGCGACGATGTGGAAGCTTGGTTGGAGCGGGCGGGTATTGACCCAACAGAGCGTGCGGAACAACTAAGTATAAAGCAATTTGGAGCATTGGCCGCTGCGTTATAA
- a CDS encoding glycosyltransferase, which translates to MKPAINPNFAAQSPAMSQNTILNVLHLSHLAGTERMFLQYTNMLADAGYRVVCIVPPGAQVINELRKKNAIVVIEDKAVHVNRGKFNPLQVHKYRKLLRDYQVSLVMTHSGGLTRLFRRVCGKACPLVAVNHNTNPKQSALADYAIATNRYIWEQITGRGMEEDRVKLLFNSTDVPQQSVTITPYHSPPVIGSLGRMDNNKRVDTLLHALALLRDEGVDFNAILGGDGPCREELETLSNTLNLQEHVRFYGWVSDKDDFFSQIDIFAFCSMCESFPLVMLEAIQYGKPVISSDFAGVGDMVINDHTGATFTRGDANEMAGALKRFIADAPHAHGLSRTAFDCTKKHFSTEAAGLELAEFVRGILK; encoded by the coding sequence ATGAAGCCAGCCATTAACCCAAATTTTGCCGCACAAAGCCCTGCTATGTCACAAAACACGATTCTTAATGTGTTGCATCTATCGCACCTTGCGGGCACAGAGCGCATGTTCTTGCAATATACCAACATGCTGGCAGATGCGGGCTATCGCGTGGTATGTATTGTGCCGCCTGGTGCACAGGTTATTAACGAACTGCGCAAAAAAAATGCAATTGTCGTAATCGAAGATAAAGCCGTGCATGTGAATCGTGGTAAATTTAACCCGTTGCAAGTACATAAATACCGCAAGCTGCTGCGAGACTACCAAGTGTCTCTCGTAATGACCCATAGCGGTGGCCTCACCCGCTTGTTTCGCAGAGTATGCGGCAAAGCCTGTCCTTTGGTCGCTGTCAATCATAACACCAACCCAAAGCAGTCAGCACTGGCCGACTATGCCATTGCCACCAACCGCTATATATGGGAGCAGATTACCGGACGCGGCATGGAAGAAGATCGGGTTAAACTGCTATTCAACTCCACAGATGTTCCTCAGCAAAGCGTCACCATCACACCGTATCATTCCCCTCCTGTAATAGGATCACTGGGGCGCATGGATAATAATAAGCGTGTGGATACCTTGCTCCACGCTTTAGCATTATTACGCGATGAAGGGGTGGATTTTAATGCCATACTCGGTGGTGATGGCCCCTGCCGCGAAGAACTGGAAACCCTGTCTAATACGCTTAACCTGCAAGAGCATGTGCGCTTTTATGGTTGGGTAAGCGACAAAGACGACTTCTTTTCTCAGATAGATATTTTTGCCTTTTGCTCCATGTGCGAGTCCTTCCCGCTGGTGATGCTCGAAGCTATACAATATGGCAAGCCTGTAATCAGCAGTGACTTCGCGGGTGTTGGCGACATGGTAATCAATGACCACACTGGCGCCACCTTCACCCGGGGCGATGCCAATGAAATGGCCGGCGCGCTTAAACGGTTCATAGCAGATGCACCCCACGCACATGGCTTGTCACGTACGGCGTTCGACTGTACAAAAAAGCACTTTTCGACAGAAGCTGCCGGATTAGAGCTGGCCGAGTTTGTACGGGGCATACTAAAATAA
- the gmk gene encoding guanylate kinase, whose amino-acid sequence MIEIPISRRGLMFVLSSPSGAGKTTLSRQILAREKGISMSVSVTTRSKRPGETHGSDYYFIERTDFDSMVEKKELLEHAEVFGNCYGTPRTYVEEHLSGGDDVLFDIDWQGTKQLRATAPDDLVSVFILPPSIDELERRLHTRAQDSAEVVAKRMAKAVSEISHWTEYDYVIINQDINAALTKITSILHAERLKRTRQEGLSGFIKTLDHEASH is encoded by the coding sequence ATGATTGAAATTCCTATTTCCCGTCGTGGCTTAATGTTTGTATTATCCTCGCCTTCCGGCGCAGGGAAAACGACATTATCACGGCAGATTCTTGCCCGTGAAAAAGGCATCAGCATGTCGGTGTCGGTGACTACCCGCAGCAAACGCCCGGGTGAAACCCATGGATCAGATTATTATTTCATCGAGCGCACAGATTTTGACTCCATGGTAGAGAAAAAAGAACTGCTGGAACATGCCGAGGTGTTTGGTAACTGCTATGGCACTCCCCGCACCTACGTAGAAGAGCATCTTAGCGGCGGCGACGATGTGTTGTTTGATATTGACTGGCAGGGTACAAAACAATTGCGCGCTACTGCTCCCGATGATTTGGTGAGTGTGTTCATTCTCCCACCCTCTATCGATGAGCTGGAGCGTCGTCTTCACACGCGTGCGCAAGACAGTGCAGAAGTCGTTGCCAAGCGCATGGCCAAAGCCGTTTCTGAAATCAGTCACTGGACAGAATATGATTATGTAATTATTAATCAAGACATCAATGCGGCATTAACTAAAATTACCAGCATCCTCCATGCAGAACGCCTCAAGCGTACACGTCAGGAAGGGCTTTCCGGCTTCATTAAGACATTAGATCATGAAGCCAGCCATTAA
- a CDS encoding peptidylprolyl isomerase, with the protein ENVVTGKDITEFRISSIVGDVGKPEDDKSVRDLAENLVNEIRSGANFSALARQFSAGGAEIVTENQNRWVAPHQLEPVLAKTLNALNVGEVSPPIRTMVGYHLLKLHDARTVNTAQVLDSEMVLKQITMKLKHSAKHQEAEVLLDIARQVGKYPGTCQEKQVAGVEALDDFQFDVSFQRVQFRQLQPQIQTMIANLRVGDVSAPYATPEGIHLVQLCERVELPKQLPPADKVREKLYRDKVELEATKRMRDMRREALIEVRS; encoded by the coding sequence CGAGAATGTGGTAACAGGAAAAGACATTACCGAGTTTCGCATTTCTTCCATAGTGGGGGATGTTGGTAAGCCCGAAGACGATAAGAGCGTACGCGATTTGGCAGAAAATCTGGTGAATGAAATTCGCAGTGGGGCAAATTTTAGCGCATTAGCGCGGCAATTCTCTGCCGGGGGGGCCGAAATTGTTACAGAAAACCAAAATCGCTGGGTTGCCCCCCATCAATTAGAACCGGTGCTGGCCAAAACGCTAAATGCGCTCAATGTGGGTGAGGTTTCGCCACCAATCCGCACAATGGTAGGCTATCACCTGCTAAAGCTGCATGATGCCCGTACGGTTAATACAGCGCAAGTGTTGGATAGTGAAATGGTGCTAAAGCAAATTACTATGAAGCTCAAGCACAGCGCCAAGCATCAGGAAGCCGAAGTGCTGTTGGATATTGCGCGGCAAGTGGGAAAATATCCGGGAACATGCCAAGAAAAACAAGTGGCCGGTGTGGAGGCGCTGGATGATTTTCAGTTTGATGTGAGCTTTCAGCGTGTGCAGTTCCGTCAGTTGCAGCCACAGATTCAGACTATGATCGCCAATTTACGGGTGGGCGATGTGAGCGCACCTTATGCTACGCCGGAAGGGATTCATTTGGTACAGCTTTGCGAACGGGTGGAGCTGCCTAAGCAATTACCTCCCGCCGATAAAGTGCGCGAAAAGCTCTATCGCGATAAAGTCGAATTAGAAGCAACTAAGCGCATGCGTGATATGCGTCGTGAAGCGCTGATTGAGGTACGTAGCTAG